A region of the Thalassoroseus pseudoceratinae genome:
AACCCGGGTCCGAACCTACTGTCGGATTGTTGTTCCCGTCAAAGAATGCCTGCAAGCTGTTCACTAGCAGTGTGCGGTCTTCAAGCACCTCGGCTTGCCGGATGTGTTGACTTGACGCACGCCGGGCGGTTTGACGGCGACCGGATCGGGGCTGGGTACGGTTGTGGAAGAGTTCGGTCAACCAGTTTGTGAGCAGCATGAGAGTCTTCCTTCGAGAGAGCCACCACGCCGTGCAATCAATTCGTTCGCATCGGCATCGGTCGCAAGGGGTCGCAATATCGGGTGAGAGAGACGATTGAGTTCCATTTTGACTGTACAGGCAATGTGCCTGGGCGGATCGGCGGCTTGTTCGATTCACACGCAACTTGTGAATCGAACAAGGCTGGTTATCTGAAAAATTGTTGGTGGACGACATTGGCAGACGGATCGCCAGTTTCGAACAGAACCATGCAGATGGTCATGGGGGCCGAAACGGTAAGTCTGCACTTGGTTCGATGAGTGCCGTTGGAGCGCACGCGGTGTGATTGATCGGGCTTGAGCGTCCAAACGAATCCTCCGTGGTTGGGCTTCGTGTCGCCGTGCAAACGGGTGTAGGTTGTTGCCGAGTGTTAGCAGAGAGTTCTGCCAGTGTTTCCGACGGGTTGCGCTCTTCAAGGTTTGGTGCGGTGTCGGTCCGTGTCGTTGACACCGATAAAATGGCCTTTGTGTAACACTACCAATCGCAGTCACGTTTGCAACCTTTGCTACGACAATTCCCGATGGGAACTCGTCTGGCAATTGACGTGCCGTACTGGTGTGGTGAAGACCTGTTTGACAGTTTTTCTTTGAAAGTGGTTCTCTGAATGGTTGGCGTTCTAATGACAATCAGTATCAATACTTATGTCGGAGCGAGGAAGTTGATGGGAATCGTCTTCGCGCGTTTGGCGATGGTGGTTATACTTCCGGCCCGACGAGACCGGGTGATGTGGCCGATGTAGTGGAATGAGCTGGGAAAGGATGCCCAATGCGATCGATTACGGTGATGAACCAGAAGGGCGGAGTTGGCAAAACGACCTCCAGTGTCAACTTGGCGGCGGCGTTGGCGAAAATGGATCGGCGTGTGTGTGTGATCGATCTCGATCCGCAGGGTCATGCGTCGATTCACTTGGGGATCGAAGCCTTTGACGAGACGCCGACGATCTACGACGTCTTCGCGGGAGCACGGACGATTACGACGGCTCGGCAAATGGTGGCTTCCAACTTGTGGGTCGTGCCAGCGAACATCGATCTGGCGGCGGCCGAAGTCGAGTTGGCCGATGCTCCGAATCGGGAACGTATTCTGGATGCGGTCTTGAACACACCCGAGGTCGCCGATCAATTTGATTATGTGATCATGGATTGCCCACCGTCGCTGGGCGTGCTGACGATCAACTCACTCACCGCGACCAAAGAGGTGTTCATTCCGCTGCAACCGCACTTTTTCGCGTTGCAGGGGTTGTCAAAGTTGTTCGAAACGACGGCTCTGGTTCGCAGCCGATTGAATCGGGATCTGCGTGTCACGGGCGTGATGCTCTGTCTCTACGAGACTGGCACACGGTTGGCGGCCGACGTGACGGACGACCTGAAAACCTTCCTCGACGGCAGTGCTCCGGATGCTCCGTGGGCGAGTGCTCGCATCTTTAGCACGAAGATTCGTCGAAACATTAAGCTGGCTGAGGCACCAAGTTTCGGGCAATCCGTCTTCGAGTACGCTCCAAGTTGTCCCGGTGCCCAGGACTACGGTGCTCTCGCGGAAGAGGTGATCGCCGCCGAAACCGCTGGCACATCAATGCCGTTGGCGAACGCCGCCTGATCAGTTTTGTCTTGGCGGCGATTGCAAGTATTGTGACACAAAATCAATGAACCACGTTGCGGGAGCGGCGTGGTTCATTGGCGTTTACTTCGGTTCGTCGAGCAGCGTTCCCAGGTGACACGCGACGGATTCCGCGAGCGCGTCGAGGTTGTAACCGCCTTCGAGCAGGCTGACCAATCGACCTTCACACTCGCTGTCGGCGACATCCGTGAGCATCTGGGTCAAGGTTCCGAAGTCTTCGGCTTCCAGACTGAGCGAGCCAATCGGATCGGCGGCGTGAGCATCGAAACCGGCACTGAGTAAAATCAATTGCGGGCGACTCTTCCGGACGGCATCAGCCAAGCTGTTTGCGAAGGCTTCGCAGTATTCTTTCCGCGAAATGCCAAATCGCAATGGCAAATTCAGTGTGTGACCCAGACCGGGCCCGCTGCCAGTTTCGTCGGCCGCTCCTGTGCCTGGGTAGAATGGCGATCGATGAGCGGAAAAGAACGTAACTTGCTCCTTGTGGTAGAACGAATCCTGCGTGCCGTTCCCATGATGAACATCCCAATCGACGATCAGAATGCGTTCCACTTCCTGCTTCGCAATGGCATGCCGAGCGGCAACCGCGACGTTGTTGTACAGACAAAACCCCATCACATGGGACGGTCGGGCGTGGTGTCCCGGGGGGCGAATCAACGCCAGTGCTCGGTTGCAATCATCGCTGAAGACGGCATCGACCGCTTCAATCGCGGTTCCGGCGGCTTGTCGAGCGACATCGGCGGATTTCGCGGAGAACGGGGTGTCGGCCTCCAGGTAGCCTTTCGTTCGTCTGGCGGTATCGGCGATGGTTTTCAAATGCGATTCGGTGTGGTTTCGTAGCAACTCCTCATCCGTGGCGAACCGAATTTTCCCGCGTTCACATCGCTCGATTAGCCCTTCGTTTGTGAGTTTCTTCGTGATGGAACTCAATCGGGCTGGTCGCTCGGGGTGTTCACCGGTTTCGTGTTCCAGGAAGAAGTCATCGGTGAAGAGTCGCACGGTCATAATCGGCAAACTTGATTGATTGAACACGAAGGGTCAGTGTCACCACGCAAAAAAGCGCAATCGTTCGATATTCGCGCATTCTGACAGAGCAACGGAGTCAGTGCAATTCGCCACGCTCCCGTGTTCCTGGTACCGAAATCAACTTGACTTTCAAATTTTGAGAGTGATAACCTATTAGACAGTACCCATCATCTGCCACACTCCCCTTCAATAGGGGGTGTCGGTTCGACACTCGTCGGAAAATTGATAAGCCGTACTCGGAACTTAATGCAGCACGTGATCATTTGTGTGTTCACGTCAACGACGAGTGTTGAGAACGTCGACGGAAACAGTCAACCAACCTCTAAAACTGATTCAATCCGTTTGTGTTGTCCCTTCACTCTCGGATGGAAGGAACTCCCACTGGAAAACCTTCTTCACCTACGGTAGTTTGAAGGGGTGGAGAAAGGGAGTTTTCTGAAGTCCAAAACGTGGCCGAATCAACTTGACGTTGTGAACGAAGACCGAGTTTGTTGTGAGATGGGATGGTCAGTTCCTGTTGACGAAACGTTGGATTTTCAGATGCGAAAGTCACGAACACGGAGAGACGTCATGAATCAGCACCATACTCCGTCTGTTTTCGTCAACCGACAATTGGGTCTTCGCCGTCGCGTTTTCAAGGCGTCACGTTCGTTCGTCGGTATCGAGAAGGTGAAAAATCAACTTATGCCCCCGCTCTTGCGAACCACGATTGGGCTTCTCGCCATCAGTCTTGTCGGACTGACGGACTTGGCGTTTGCACAGAATGCACCGGTTCGGCCTGCTGGTCAGAAACCGAATGCCCCAGCTTTGCCACCGGGTTACGCCCCACCGAGTGCCGCACCCCCGGTGTTTACCTTTCAAAAAGCACTCCTTGATGAAGACACGCAGAAGTCTCTCAAGCGGAGCGCAATCGGCATTACGACCACCCTGCGTGGTCAAGGGAACGGCCTGAGCCCGCAAGACAAAAAGAAAATTCAGGATTGGGCCAAGTTACGAGTGTACGAAATGACCATGCCGGAGCACTTCACGCCTCCGGTGGTCAAATACACGACCGACCGTCCCAAGCCCGGCGAAATGAATGCGGGCGGTGCCGAAGGCTTCCTGCCGGATGGCGGAGGTTTTCCGGGGCCGGGAACGCAACCCCGACCGGAACCAGAGAAAAAGAAGATCCCTCGATTCGATTCCGTCGCAGATGTGCGGGAGAAACTCGAACGGGAATTGCGATCCACCGGGAGTTTGGCCTCACGAACCGATCAAGTCAAAATGATCCGAACAGTCGTCTGTAAGGAAGTGGCTGCTCGCGCGGAAGAGGTCCTCGACAACAACTACTGGGTTCGGCTCAATGCGGTCATCTTGTTGGGCAATCTGAATGTGCTCGAAGACGATGGTCGTCGTGGAACAACTCGACAAGCCTACGCACCGGCCTACAAGCCCCTCGTCAAAGTTCTTCTGACCCCGACCGGTGGTCAACTGGATCAGCAGCACGAATCCGTCAAAATTCGAGCCGCGTTAGGTCTAAAGAACATTGCGTTGACGGCTTCGCTCGCGGATCTCGGGGTGCTTGATAAGGACGAAATCGCCCGAGCATTGATCAGTGAATTGAAGCAGCCGAACAATCACTGGTGGTACAAGCAGAGTTTAATCCAGGCATTGTCCGCCGTTGACTTGGTCCAAGATGCCAAGAATGCGAAACCGATTATCTTGGAAGCCCTGGGCGATGTCCTAACGGACCAGAACCAAGAACTCATCGTGCGAGCCTATGCAGCAAAGGCACTCGGACGAATTCCTTTGCCCGGAACCGTCGAATGGCCGACATTGGCTCACCGAATCGTTCAGTTGGCAAAGGAAGTTGCCGAGACCTATCAGAAGTCTCCCGGACGGGCCGATTTGCGGGAAGCGTTGTGGTGCATCTATTTGGCATTCAAGCCAGAGACACATCTCGAAATCCAACGATATTCCGGCCGGAAGCAAAAAGCGGGCTTCCTGTCCAATACCGTGCCCGCTGTCATCAATGAAGCGTATCAGCAGGTTGTCCCGTTGGCGTCACATGCGATCAATCAACCGGTGCAAGGTCAAGCCGCTCAGATTCCGGCGGAGCAAATCGCGACCTTGACCCAATGGTTGCAGAACAAAACGCCTGCGAACAACAAGCTCGCTCCGAACATTTCCGATTTGAATCCGATCGGCCCACTCAAAACCGCCGCTGAACCAGGTTCATCCGGCGGTGAGTGAAAGCCGTTTCCTCGCTCATTTTGAGCGAAGTTCCTTGAGCAGGTTCTTCGCAGCATCTTGAAAAGCCGGCTCATCGGCCACGTTGTTATCCTCTTCGGGGTCGGTGTTGTGATCGTATAACATCCGAGCTTGGAGTTGGTTCTTCGGTGTGGTGTATGCGGTGAATCGAAATTGGTCGGTTCGGATGGTGTCGCCGTTCCGGAACCGACCGATCGCAGCCGTTTTCCATTCGCGATTCGGTTCTTTCATCAGCGGGACAAAGCTTCGACCCTCAAGATGCTCCGGCCGAGGCAATTGGGCGAGTTCACAGAGCGACGGATAGATGTCGATGAACTCGGTCAAGCCGGGTGTTTTCTGACCGCCTGTCATCCCGGGAGCTTTGACGATGAGCGGGGCGTGCATCGACGTTTCAAAGCAGCAGTGTTTACACCACAAAGTGTGCTCGCCCAAATTCCAACCGTGATCACCCCAAAGCACGACGATTGTGTTCTCGGCGAGTTTCAACCGCTCCAATTCATCAAGTAGCTTGCCGATTTGGGCGTCCGTGTAACTCACACAGGCGTAGTAGCCGTGAATGAGCCGACGGGCCATTTCATCGGATAGCTTGCCCGTTGCCGGGATGTTCGCGTACTGCCGGAGTTCTCCCCAATTGTGGATCGCCTGGTCCGGAGCGTTCTTCGGGCGGTGATACGTCTTCGGAAGTTGAATCGACTCCGCATCGTAAAGGTCCCAATACTTTTGCGGCGCGACGAATGGCAAATGAGGTTTCATAAAGCCGACCGCCAGGAAGAACGGTTCATCTTGCTTCGCCAATCGCCCCAAATCTTTGATGGTTTTCTCCGCGATGTGACCGTCAGCGTAGGCGTTATCGGAAACATCGGCGGCTTCGTAGGCCGGTCCACGACCTTTGGGGTTCTGTCGCATTGCTTTGCGACTTTCGGGCAACTGATACTGTTGCACGTTCCTCGGTCGCCAAGCCGGTTTCGACCACCCCTGCCCATTATCCTTTGCGTGATGAAATACCTTGCCGTTGGAAAGTGTCACATAACCGTGTTCACGAAAATGCGTGTTGAGGGTGGTGATGCCAGGGGCATCCTTCTCGGCCCACGTCTGGTAACTTACAAATCGCTGGCGAGTCGGTCGGATGCCGGTCATCAAACTCGCTCGTGACGCACCGCACGTCGGCACCATGCAGTAGGCCCGCTCAAAGACCGTTCCATCCGCCGCTAAACGGTCGATGTTTGGTGAATGAATCTTTGACTTGCCGAAACAACCGAGTTCCGGTCGCAAGTCGTCTACAGCGATAAACAGCACATTCGGTTTCGCCTCGTCCGCAAGGCAAGTCCCTGCGAACATACTGACGAAAACAAGACTCCACAGTCCTCGGGGCATAGCGCTTCACTCCTCGTGTTGAACGATTCAGAACGCATCCAACGTATGGATTTTCTGAAGGAAGTGAAAGGGCGACGGATCAGAGGTGGAGGGCGGATCGTTCGAAGGCATCGAACAATCGCAACGCCGCTTCGGTGAATTCTTCCAAGTCGCTCGTCAAACTGTAGTGCTGGGCCCGGACGAGAAATTCCCCGCGATGAAGTCGAATGACTAATCGTTTTTGTTCGGGGATATCCAGAATCCGGCGCTGCACGTTTTTATCGAGCAATTGTCGAATTTCCGATGGGTCCTCTGCATGGATGCAATACGCATTGTCGAAACCGGCTCGCCCGATTTGCACGTCATGTTTTCCGACGAGTTTGAAGATGGAATCGAACATTCCTTGCGGGCGGATGGTGAAGGGCTGAGGGGCGTCGTTCCATTCGATCGAAACTTGCAGAAGCGTCGGTCCGTGCTTCCCACCCGAGAATTTCCGCAGTGAGACCGGGCGATCACGGTAGGTGAATTTGAAGATCGGGCCGAAGAGAAAGCGACTCCAAGGGAACTCACCACCATACGTTTTTTGAAGACGCCTGAGGTGCTGTTTGTTGGCGTGCGATCCGAAGACGATCAGCAACGGCATGCCCACAACAAAGACCACAAGAACACCATAAATCAGCACTTGAAATGCCAATCGCGGTCCACCATAGAAACCGGCGAGACAGCAAGCCAACACGCCGGCGGCGAGTGGAATTGTCATGTCGACTGCCATCAGACGTTCGAGAAAACTTGATCGGCGTGACATGGCTTCCACTCGATTGATGTGCCGCAGACGGAACTTCGATCACGATTCACCGGTGATTCTTTTTACACGCGGGATCCTGAGGGACGCCCTGCCCGACTTTGTCGACGGGGTGCGTGAATAGGTACCGCCAGACATCCTCGTGTGAGTACTTGCCAGTCTTCTGGTCTTTCTGGGCACTCCGCCCCGGCACAACGGAACTGTGCGCTCGCCGGGCGTTGCCATCGACATCGAAATCGGTGATCAGTCGCCGCGTGTTTTTGTAGGGCGGCTTCGTTTCATCGACGTTCACGATGGGGCCGAATTTGTGCATCCCAATGAGTTCCCAACTGCGGCAGTAGTGGTCGCCGGTCCAACCGCCATCGAGCACATGCGAAAAGCCGAAGTAGCGGTTTTCGGGGGTCGCGGATGGCAGTGATTGCCAAGACTGCAACTGGTCTCGTGGTCCGCAGAACGCCACAACCCGGCTGACCTTCTGAAATTTGGCGAATCGTGCGGCTGTCGTGGAGCCATGCGAACTCCCGGCCATGATCACATCATCCCAGCGAAGTCCTTGGCCGTCCTCGGTGAGAAAGTACTCCCACTTGCCTTCCGGATTTTCTTTGGCCAGCCATTTCACGAATTGGTAGGCCCGTTCCATCATGCCGTCTGGTTTGGGGATGTCGACTTCATCGCTGAAATCCTGCCCGGTTGCGGCTTCCAATCGGATATTTCCCCGGCAATGTTCGCCAACGGGGTTCTCGCGGCAACAAATCGAAAACCAGCGATTGGCGTAATGCACTTGGATGGCGTGCAATCCGTACGAGTTGATGCGGTCGAACAATTGCTGATTGTGCCCCATCAACCAGATCACCAACTTTCCGCGAGGTTTCACACGGGTGTCGACCGAAGCGTTCTCAATGTCTGCCGGCTTGCCATTCTTTCCTTCGATCAGAAAGTCAATCTCAGGATGAGCTTTCGCACGCGGGTCAATCTTGCTGGCACGGGCCGTCAATTTGTATTGCTGCGGTTTGGGATCGTTGAACGTCAGATTCGATTGAGCACCCGCCTTCGCGGCTAACAGTGGAACAAACAGGATTGCGGCGAGAACCGCAAGGGATTGATGTGTTCGAGACAAGTGAAGACTCCTGGGGTTTCAACAGTGGTTTTGTTCTGACGGTGAGTGCGTCTTCGTCAAAGGCAATTCCGACGCGCAGCACCAAATGCAGGTCTTGATTATCACCATGCGACACGGTTTTCGTGCCGCTGTTCGCGATTCGTCATCATAAGCAACCGGCACGCGATGGCAAATTGCACGGGTTGAAATTCCCATCGGTAACGCGATCGGCCTCGGTTATCCGGCGACGACTTCACGCTACTCGTCGGCGGTCAATTCGACGGGGATGAAAGGGATGACCTGTTCTTCCAAAATTCTTGCAATCGTCATTGAAGGTGCTTTTGCATAACTGTTGCATGTGTGGCCGTGGTGTGATATGCTGTGTTCTGCTGCTGAGCGATGTGAGATCGATCGGTAGCACGAAACGGGTTCCAGCACTTCAAATTTGGACGTTCAACATGCAACCATTGCCGGTAACGGTGCTCTCGGGTTTTCTGGGAGCGGGCAAGACGACTCTGCTCAACCATGTGCTCGCGAACCGCGAGGGATTGCGAGTGGCGGTGATCGTCAATGACATGAGCGAAATCAATATCGATGCGCTCTCTGTGCGGAATGCCGACGCCCAACTCAGTCGGGCCGAAGAGCAACTCGTGGAGATGTCCAACGGTTGTATCTGCTGTACTCTGCGAGAGGACTTGCTCGTGGAAGTTAGCAAGTTGGCGGCAGCAGGTCGGTTCGACTATCTGCTGATCGAGTCTACCGGCATTTCCGAACCGCTGCCAGTCGCTGAAACATTCACATTTACGGATGACGATGGTCGGCGACTTGGTGACGTGGCTCAACTCGACACGATGGTCACCGTTGTCGATGCCGGGCGATTCTTAGACGACTATATGTCGCTCGACGAATTGAACGAACGCGGGGTCGGCCTCAACGAAGAGGATGATCGTGATATCGTCAAGCTGCTCACTGATCAGGTTGAGTTCGCGAATGTAATTTTGCTGAACAAGATCGACTTGGTCGATGCAGATCAGCGTGTCGCGTTGAAAGCAATGCTGCGGCATTTGAATCCGACCGCTGAGATTGTCGAAACCAGCTACGGCCAGGTTCCACTCGACACCATTTTGAGTACTGGACGTTTCGCGGAATCTTGGGCGGAGTCGACTCCCGAATGGTTGCAGGTTCCTCGGGGTGAGGAAGCGTCTGAAGTCGAAGAGTATGGCATGGTTTCGTTTGTGTACCGTGCACGGCGTCCCTTTCATCCCGGTCGGCTTGCCAAGCTGATTGAGTCGGATGTCTTCGATGAAGTGATTCGGTCGAAAGGTTTGTGCTGGCTCGCGACGCGACCGGAGTGGGCGGGTTTCTGGTCGCAAGCAGGTGGCGTTTACAGTCTCGATCCGATGGGGCGGTGGTGGGCCGACGTGCCCCGCGATGATTGGCCGGATGACGCCGAGATCGTTGCCGAGATTCAATCGCAGTTCGACGGGCAGCACGGCGATCGACGACAAGAAGTCGTCTTGATTGGTCAGAAACTGAATGTGCCTGAGATCGAGGCGGCATTGGATCAATGTTTGTTGGCGGATTTGGAGTTGATTCAAGGTCCGACTGAATGGAGCCGTCTTGATGATCCATTCCCGCAATGGGAGATCGCTGACAACTTGGACGATGCAGCCGCATACGAGCCCGATCCGGTGGAGTCCTAGACGGTGAGGTATTGGGATGGAACGTCGAATGGAAGCTGTCTCGGCGATAGAAGCCGTGTTTGCAACGGAGCCTGCGCGACGACTGGCGAAGTCTTTGTTCGACCAGCAGATGTGGTGTTTCGGTTGTGATGTCCGGCTGGCGAAACCGCATGCTCTCTTGGAGTGGGGGTTTGAACGGCACGAACCACCGTCAGGTTCGACTGCACCATCGCACTATCGCTGGGAGGGCGATGTCGGCCGCGTGGGACTGTGGGGATTTGGTGTCTGGTTCGCGCAACCGTCTTGGGGAAGTTTGTTGCTGAAACGCGGCCCGTTTGTTCCCAGATTCTCGGCGGGTTCTCAGTTATCAACGAATGTCTGGGCAGCGACGGAACTCACTGGTTTTCGTCACCCGAAAACCGCTGACGAGCGTCAAACTTTGGGGCGGTTGCTCTCATCATTGGCAAACTGGATGGCTGACTATGAGCGTTGGGTTCGGGCACGGTATGGCATGGCTTATCGAAACCGTGCTGTTGACGACTGGTCTGAAAAGCGAAGCGACTGCGTGCCTACGGAAAGGATGACAGAACTCTGGGACGCCTTGTGTGCCGGAGATGCGAACCGTTTCGTCCTGTGAATGAGTTTTGTATGCCGCTTTGTCGGGCAACAATCTCCGGGAGAACTCTCGTCAGTTTAGTCCTGCTGAAAGTGAATCCTGGAATTGTCGTTGCCGTCGACGGTGTCGAGTGATCGCGTTAGTTGGTCGCCGTGGCATCGGATAGCAATTCTTTGTGGTACATCGTGGAGTCGATATCAATCGGCTTTGCAGTAAAACCACGATTCTCGAACAACCGGAGGACGCGGCGGTTTGCTGGATCGGCTTCCGCAAACACACGTTTGAGTCCCCAGGTGCGAGCGATGTCCAAGCAGTAATCCGTCAGCAACGAGCCAAGTCCGTTGTTCTGCCAGGCGTCGGGGATAAGGATGCCGAACTCGGCGGATTCGTGATCGGCATCGGCGAGAAGTTGCACCACACCGGCCATCGGACAATTCGGTTCGTCCGTCAACTCTGCGACGATTGAGAGTTCACGGTCGTAGTCGCAGAAGCAAAAACGAGCGGTGACCTCACGTGTGGGTTCACTGAAGAGATATCGAAATCGGCGTCGAATCGATTCCGGCGAACACCGCGTGATGAGGTCACGCCAGCGGGGCACGTCTTCCGGTCGCACTGGTCGCAATCGGACACGGGTGCCATCGCGGAGCGTCCGTTCGGCGACAAATTCTTCCGGGTACGGTCGGATTGCCAAATGGGAAAACTGGCGTTCGCCGCGAGTATCACGAGTTGATACCGTGCGAATACGAGCGTCAACCGCATGCACTTGATCGGGAGTAAGCAACAGCGGATTGATGTCGAGTTCCTGAACCTCCGGGTTGTCCGCGACCAACGCGGAGAGCCGAAGCAGCACATCGATTAGGCCATCGACATCGAACGGCGGACGCCCGCGGAAACCAGCGAGCAATGGCCACGTCCGTAGCGACTCGACCATCCGGCGGGCCAATCGCTCGGTCAACGGTGGCAACTCGAATGCCATATCGCGAAAGACTTCCGCAGCAGTTCCACCGGCACCCACCATCAAGACTGGACCAAAAACCGGATCCTTCTTCGCTCCCACGATGATCTCGGTTTTGTAGGGAGCCAACACCATCGGCTGAATTGTGACGCCGTCGATTCGAGCTTCCCGCTGATGCTCGCGAGCCGCCTTGGTCACCCGTGCGAAGGCGTCTCGGACGGCGTGTTCGTCGGAGAGGTTCAATTCCACGCCACCAACATCGGTTTTATGAGAGATGTCCGGCGATTGGATTTTAAGCACCACGGGAAAACCAATTGCTTTAGCAACACTGACCGCGTCTTCGGCAGACGTTGCGAGCTGCGGTCGAGCCGTGGGAATTCCATACGCCGCCAAAAGGGATTTCGAATCGCCCTCGCTGAGTATGTTGTCTCCCTCAGGGAGTCGGTCGCGGAACTCCTGTCGTGTTTGCGGACGCGGCTGCGGGAAATTGATCGTCAATCTGCGAGGGGTCTCATACAGCAGGTCTCGGTTTCGGGCATAACGTGACATCTGCATAAACGCCCGCACGCCTTGCTCTGGAGTGGGGTATGTTGGCACGCCCGCAGCGTTCAAAATCGCAATGCCCTCACGGACCGCGGGACCACCCATCCATGCGGCCAACACCGGACGACCCGATTGCCGAGCCAGTGCCGCCAGCCGTCGCGCTGTGGATGTGGGATTGGTCATGGCCTGGGGAGTCAGCACAACCAAGACCGCATCGACACCCGGATCCTGATGAACCGCTTTGACAGCGTCTTCAAAACGTTCCGGTGGTGCATCGCCAATGACATCGACCGGGTTCCCGTGCGACCACGTGGGCGGCAATACCTCGTCGAGCCGTCGCATTGTCGAATCCGATAGCTCCGCCAGTTTTCCGTGTGCCGCCAACAACGCATCGGTCGCCATCACTCCCGGTCCGCCGGCGTTGGTCACGATGGCCAACCGTGGACCGTCCGGAACCCGATATCGGGACAGCAATTCCGCGCAATCGAACAGGCTTTCCATGTCTAAAACACGAACCAAGCCAGCACGTGTGAAGGCAGATTCGTAAACGGCGTCCACACCCGCCAGCGCCCCCGTATGCGACGCGGCGGCCTGAGCCGATTCCGCAAAACGACCGGCTTTGTACACGACGATTGGCTTGGTCAAAGTGAATGCGCGGGCGGCCGACATGAACCGTCGTGCCTCACTCATGGACTCGATGTAAAGGACAATCGCTTCGGTTTGTCCATCGGCCGCGAAGTAGTCGATCAGTTCCGCAAAGCCGACATCCAAGGCGTTTCCAACTGAAACGAAATGGGAGAACCCCACATTTTCGTTCAGCGACCAATCCAGCACGGACGTGCAAAGTGCCCCTGATTGCGAGATAAACGCCACGCTCCCTGAGGACGGCATCGTTTCGGCAAAACTCGCGTTGAGATTCCGCTTCGGGGAGATAATGCCCAGGCAATTCGGGCCAATCATCCGCATGCCGGGATACTCGCTGACGGCCTTTTTCAGATCCTCTTCGAGTCGTCGACCTGTCGAACCGATTTCGCGGAAACCGGCTGAAATAACAATCACCCCCATCGTTCCCATGGCTCCGCACTGCCGAACCACATCGGGCACTGTCGCCGCCGGGGTGCAGACGATTGCCAGATCGGCGGGTTCTGGCAGTTCACTCATATCGGCAAACGCGGGAATGCCGAAAATTTCGTCGTACTTTGGATTGACCGGGTACACAAGCTGGCTTGCGGGTTCCCCTTCGTTGTCGACCAGGCCACCGGACAGCAGGTTCTCGAGCACCGTCCGGCCCACACTCCCAGCTTTCATGCTGGCACCGATAACCGCCACACGTTTCGGTCGGAAGATGCTATTTAGATTGTGAATCGACATGCCGTCCCTCAATTTCGCACCGGATTAGTCAGTCTTGGAATGCTTCATCAGCGTTACCGATCACGCGGGCAATTGCCACCACACTCCGGAATCGAAGGTTCGTCGCCGATCGGAGTTTCCAGGCAATCGGCGAAAAAATGACTGTAACCAAACACGCCGCCATCGAATCCCAAATCGATCGACGTCGCAACAACTATAACCGTCTCAGGCATTCTACAACCAAGAATTGTGTATGC
Encoded here:
- a CDS encoding bifunctional acetate--CoA ligase family protein/GNAT family N-acetyltransferase: MSIHNLNSIFRPKRVAVIGASMKAGSVGRTVLENLLSGGLVDNEGEPASQLVYPVNPKYDEIFGIPAFADMSELPEPADLAIVCTPAATVPDVVRQCGAMGTMGVIVISAGFREIGSTGRRLEEDLKKAVSEYPGMRMIGPNCLGIISPKRNLNASFAETMPSSGSVAFISQSGALCTSVLDWSLNENVGFSHFVSVGNALDVGFAELIDYFAADGQTEAIVLYIESMSEARRFMSAARAFTLTKPIVVYKAGRFAESAQAAASHTGALAGVDAVYESAFTRAGLVRVLDMESLFDCAELLSRYRVPDGPRLAIVTNAGGPGVMATDALLAAHGKLAELSDSTMRRLDEVLPPTWSHGNPVDVIGDAPPERFEDAVKAVHQDPGVDAVLVVLTPQAMTNPTSTARRLAALARQSGRPVLAAWMGGPAVREGIAILNAAGVPTYPTPEQGVRAFMQMSRYARNRDLLYETPRRLTINFPQPRPQTRQEFRDRLPEGDNILSEGDSKSLLAAYGIPTARPQLATSAEDAVSVAKAIGFPVVLKIQSPDISHKTDVGGVELNLSDEHAVRDAFARVTKAAREHQREARIDGVTIQPMVLAPYKTEIIVGAKKDPVFGPVLMVGAGGTAAEVFRDMAFELPPLTERLARRMVESLRTWPLLAGFRGRPPFDVDGLIDVLLRLSALVADNPEVQELDINPLLLTPDQVHAVDARIRTVSTRDTRGERQFSHLAIRPYPEEFVAERTLRDGTRVRLRPVRPEDVPRWRDLITRCSPESIRRRFRYLFSEPTREVTARFCFCDYDRELSIVAELTDEPNCPMAGVVQLLADADHESAEFGILIPDAWQNNGLGSLLTDYCLDIARTWGLKRVFAEADPANRRVLRLFENRGFTAKPIDIDSTMYHKELLSDATATN
- the zigA gene encoding zinc metallochaperone GTPase ZigA yields the protein MQPLPVTVLSGFLGAGKTTLLNHVLANREGLRVAVIVNDMSEINIDALSVRNADAQLSRAEEQLVEMSNGCICCTLREDLLVEVSKLAAAGRFDYLLIESTGISEPLPVAETFTFTDDDGRRLGDVAQLDTMVTVVDAGRFLDDYMSLDELNERGVGLNEEDDRDIVKLLTDQVEFANVILLNKIDLVDADQRVALKAMLRHLNPTAEIVETSYGQVPLDTILSTGRFAESWAESTPEWLQVPRGEEASEVEEYGMVSFVYRARRPFHPGRLAKLIESDVFDEVIRSKGLCWLATRPEWAGFWSQAGGVYSLDPMGRWWADVPRDDWPDDAEIVAEIQSQFDGQHGDRRQEVVLIGQKLNVPEIEAALDQCLLADLELIQGPTEWSRLDDPFPQWEIADNLDDAAAYEPDPVES